TCAATGACCAAGTCACATTTCAGTGGACTAATTATTTGAACTTCATGACCACGTTTTTCAGCAGCCTCTTTTAACCTACTTGTTGAATACAAATTGGCGTTTCTCGATAGAATTACAATCTTCATTTCTTTAATATCTCTTTTTTAGCGACATCCACTAAATACTTTTTTCTAATAAATTTTCTGCCCAGCAGCAGTGGAGTTCTCATCTCACTTCTATTTGTAAGCGTGAGCTCAATATCAAAAATATCCTCTCCCAGGCAGATTTTTGTCCAAATTGAATAGCGTTCCTCTTCAATTCCGTTTGAACTTTTGACCTTTCTTTTACCAAAGTCAGTGAAAACGATGCTTTCTACAGACGAATTAGCATTCATTAAGTTAAGAAATTGACAAGAAATACCGCCATCTATTTCTATAATGCTTTCACAATGCAAGCTAGATGTATATGCACCAGTATCCACCTTAACTTCTATATTAAACAAAGCCAAAGCTGGTAGGTCTGCTCGCTCTTTTCTTCCAATAATTTTCAATGCTTTCTCATTTCAAATCGAAAAGTAGTTTGATTCATTTATACCTACGTGGTATTTACCAAAATTTATTTTTTGACAGGCCTTTAAATTTTGAAACCTCGCTCAAAACATTGTAATTTCAATTTGTTTAAACGCATTAAAAACAATTCAATCCTTATGAATACGAGCCGTCGTTCTTTTGTAAAAAAAACAATAGTTGCCTCTTCTGTAGCTGCTTTTTCCCCAAATGTACTCTTAGCTGCCACCCGACCAGTAAAAGAAAAGCTAGGCGTTGCCCTGGTAGGTCTTGGCTACTATAGCACAGACTTGATAG
This sequence is a window from Arcticibacterium luteifluviistationis. Protein-coding genes within it:
- a CDS encoding ATP-dependent zinc protease family protein — translated: MKIIGRKERADLPALALFNIEVKVDTGAYTSSLHCESIIEIDGGISCQFLNLMNANSSVESIVFTDFGKRKVKSSNGIEEERYSIWTKICLGEDIFDIELTLTNRSEMRTPLLLGRKFIRKKYLVDVAKKEILKK